A stretch of Episyrphus balteatus chromosome 2, idEpiBalt1.1, whole genome shotgun sequence DNA encodes these proteins:
- the LOC129909810 gene encoding ubiquitin carboxyl-terminal hydrolase 16: protein MKKKRQTDPHGGEDYSTESCDEKPPNGTGTGSSRDCTHIKKSVDPTRLRKCLKAIGIVTDTCSECEKANNKQVATVPSDSGAAVEDETGDMFEYDKTLWLCLKCGTQLCGRSKNQHALKHFQTPHSDSHSVAMNTTTFEIWCYACDDEVSPTLRKNLQECVELVKKLLQKPPAAPAIPLQGSENSIDAIQGKIAATLEHIRPLLSTEQQQQGAENNNGVVYGPSPPPPPPIPGMAKRVQIQPDPSYETTIYRPPLIDASQKNQQQLQLPRVRGLANLGNTCFFNAVMQCLAQTPFLLDVLKESSESGEEFILPGGTFKFNKDEDVELPPIKGTLNSWGGLTSALAQALEELQSGGGVYNPSKLFDKLCAKCPQFCGGDQHDSHELLRHLLESVRSDDLKRYQKVILQNIGYYEQDTNNVSEEIKKKCKIYGQQAGDRILRPEQVFRGFLVSTLQCQDCFHTSSRHENFLDMSLPVSVEKPQPPMRRKNSPENVPQGPSKHQLKKEKEKERKAKRAQKHQQKKQLNSTNSMETNSSASEQSDADVEDNLNDDTTAGAAAASKITTTTTAATAAPSNDVVVSTCDPNGNSSELPSPLNPEKRGDSPENPNKDSLDDDENDSGIATSPANASVNVQDRFLAQTNNGDVDEAASVANNKEIEVGISEKGANLVRQLSLSTADMAIASTSAVNGGNNDSLSNDMDQLHLTSEAASALDSKTTAAAQAAATKRAKAKRVRTQSYSDWSTTIAPRYQCEDGECSVQSCLNNFTAVELMTGNNKVGCDNCTKRINGEGGKTIYTNATKQFLVSSPPAVLILHLKRFQIGQRCIFRKLTLPVAFPMVLDVAPFCGSKVKNLPNIDRKQKKLMYALYGIVEHSGGMYGGHYTAYVKVRPLLQPDDKRWKFIPQGSKAELDQADEQREKLEELLAKEKARDLRMKANDSDDFSTSCSSSEPEIDNDEEPEPSPVEEPNITPPPGKWYYVSDSRVQEVTEDTVLKAQAYLLFYERIY from the exons atGAAGAAGAAGCGCCAAACTGATCCGCATGGTGGCGAAGATTACTCGACTGAGTCGTGTGATGAAAAGCCACCAAATGGCACGGGGACAGGATCCTCGAGAGATTGTACACATATTAAAAAGTCTGTCGATCCGACACGTTTGAGGAAGTGCCTCAAAGCGATCGGTATTGTGACTGACACTTGTTCAGAATGTGAAAAGGCCAATAATAAACAAGTTGCAACAGTTCCATCGGATTCTGGAGCAGCGGTGGAAGATGAGACTGGGGATATGTTTGAATATGATAAGACATTGTGGCTGTGTCTTAAATGTGGCACACAATTGTGTGGAAGGTCAAAGAATCAGcacgctttaaagcattttcag acacCTCATTCTGATTCACATTCAGTGGCAATGAATACAACAACTTTTGAGATTTGGTGCTATGCATGTGATGATGAGGTCAGCCCAACACTGCGTAAAAACCTACAAGAATGTGTAGAGTTGGTAAAGAAACTTCTCCAAAAGCCCCCAGCTGCCCCAGCTATACCACTGCAAGGTAGTGAGAATTCAATTGATGCAATTCAAGGAAAAATTGCTGCTACCTTGGAACACATCCGACCACTGCTATCAaccgaacaacaacaacaaggagCTGAAAATAATAATGGAGTAGTCTACGGTCCATCACCACCACCTCCACCGCCAATACCTGGAATGGCCAAACGGGTTCAAATTCAACCCGATCCCAGCTACGAAACAACCATTTATCGACCTCCCTTAATAGATGCATcacaaaaaaaccaacaacaactcCAATTGCCTCGAGTAAGAGGATTAGCCAATTTGGGaaatacttgtttttttaatgCCGTCATGCAGTGTTTGGCACAAACACCATTTCTCTTGGATGTCCTCAAGGAATCATCCGAATCGGGTGAAGa ATTTATCCTTCCTGGAGGAACTTTCAAGTTCAACAAAGATGAAGACGTCGAATTGCCACCCATCAAGGGTACCTTGAATTCATGGGGAGGTTTAACTAGTGCTTTGGCTCAGGCATTAGAGGAATTGCAATCTGGAG GAGGTGTCTACAATCCCAGCAAGTTGTTTGATAAACTTTGCGCCAAATGTCCACAATTTTGTGGCGGAGATCAACACGACTCGCATGAGCTTCTACGTCATTTACTTGAGAGTGTCAG atCTGATGACCTAAAACGTTACCAAAAAGTTATCCTCCAAAACATTGGCTACTACGAACAAGACACCAACAATGTCAGCGAGGAAATCAAAAAGAAATGCAAAATCTATGGTCAACAGGCGGGCGATCGAATTCTTCGACCCGAACAAGTATTTCGAGGATTTCTGGTATCTACCCTGCAATGTCAGGATTGTTTCCATACCTCTTCCCGACATGAAAACTTTCTCGATATGTCACTTCCGGTGAGTGTGGAAAAGCCACAGCCACCGATGCGACGCAAAAATAGCCCAGAAAATGTGCCACAAGGTCCTTCCAAGCATCAgctaaaaaaagagaaagaaaaagaaCGCAAAGCTAAGCGAGCCCAAAAACACCAACAAAAGAAGCAACTTAACTCAACCAACTCCATGGAAACTAATTCATCGGCATCGGAACAATCCGATGCCGATGTGGAGGATAACCTCAATGATGATACAACTGCTGGAGCAGCAGCAGCAtcgaaaataacaacaacaacaacagcagcaacggCAGCGCCGTCTAATGATGTTGTTGTTTCAACCTGCGATCCTAATGGCAACAGTAGCGAATTGCCAAGTCCCCTCAATCCAGAAAAACGTGGAGATTCTCCCGAGAATCCCAACAAGGATTCCCTCGATGACGATGAAAATG ACTCAGGTATTGCCACAAGCCCTGCCAATGCTAGTGTGAATGTTCAAGATCGATTTTTGGCGCAAACCAACAACGGAGATGTTGATGAAGCAGCTAGTGTGGCCAACAATAAAGAAATCGAAGTTGGCATTAGTGAAAAAGGTGCCAACCTAGTCCGCCAATTATCTCTCTCCACCGCCGACATGGCGATCGCCTCGACCTCAGCAGTGAATGGTGGAAACAACGATTCGCTATCCAACGACATGGACCAACTCCATCTTACCTCAGAAGCAGCATCAGCATTAGATTCAAAAACTACCGCCGCCGCCCAGGCTGCAGCCACAAAACGAGCCAAAGCGAAACGTGTTCGCACCCAAAGCTACTCAGACTGGAGCACAACGATCGCGCCGCGCTATCAATGCGAAGATGGCGAGTGCTCAGTACAATCGTGCCTCAATAATTTCACTGCCGTCGAACTAATGACGGGCAATAATAAAGTGGGCTGTGACAATTGTACGAAACGCATTAACGGTGAAGGCGGCAAGACAATCTACACCAACGCAACTAAACAATTTCTAGTATCTAGCCCTCCGGCGGTGCTTATTTTGCATTTGAAGCGTTTCCAAATTGGCCAGCGTTGTATCTTCCGCAAGTTGACTCTGCCTGTGGCCTTCCCAATGGTCCTTGATGTGGCGCCTTTTTGCGGGTCTAAAGTGAAGAACTTGCCAAATATCGACAGGAAACAGAAGAAACTCATGTACGCGTTGTATGGTATAGTTGAGCATTCGGGAGGAATGTACGGTGGTCATTATACCGCCTATGTTAAGGTTCGTCCACTGCTCCAACCCGACGACAAACGGTGGAAGTTTATTCCCCAAGGCAGCAAGGCCGAGTTGGATCAGGCCGACGAACAACGTGAAAAACTCGAAGAACTACTGGCCAAAGAGAAGGCTCGTGATCTTCGCATGAAGGCAAACGACAGCGATGATTTCTCCACCAGTTGCAGTTCTTCCGAGCCCGAAATTGATAATGACGAAGAGCCAGAGCCCTCACCGGTTGAGGAG